From Sporolactobacillus pectinivorans:
GTCGCGAGTCAGCTCAAGATGCTGCTTCTGGTCGGCTCCGACCGGTACAAGCTCTGTCTGGTAGAGCAGAATGTCGGCTGCCATCAGCGGCGGATAGGTCAACAGCCCGGCCGGGATCGCTTTCTTTCCCTGGGATTTATCTTTGTACTGCGTCATTCTTTCGAGTTCACCCATATAACTGACACACTGCATGATCCAGCCCAGCTGCGCGTGGCAGGGGACTTCGGACTGGATGAACAGGATTGAACGCTTGGGATCAATGCCCATTGCCAGATACAATGCTGCAAGATTTCGAATGTTTCGCTGAATTTCAGCGGGATCCTGCGGCAGGGTGATCGCGTGTTCATCAACGATACAATAGATGCATTCATTGCCCTCCTGCAGTTTAACAAAATGATGCATTGCGCCTAAGTAGTTTCCCAAATGAGGAATCGATGTCGGCTGGACACCGGAAAAAATTTTTGCCAAAAAAATCACCTTCCTGGTTTACCTGTATATTTTCTATGCAATGCAATAGATAAAAAAATGTATAAAAAAAGCCCTTCATCCACAAGGGACGAATAGACCGCGGTGCCACCCTAATATTTCCGGAAATAACCGGAGACAGCTCATTCTGATCGTTCACAAAATTGTACGGACAATCAGACCCGCTGTAACGTGCGGTAACGGCTTCCCCTACTGGCTGCACATGTGCACAGCCCTATTCGGTTTGCAGCTCAAAAGCCCATTCAGCAACAGTCGGCCACCCGTTTCCATCCTCACAGGCTCTCTGCAGACTTCCTGATGCTTACTATTCTTTGTCATCGCTTATTAATTAAGTTTAAAAAATACTTTTTTCAATTGCTTAAAATTATACAAAAACAGATCGATAAAAGCAAACATGTCAGAGAAAAATTTTCAGGAACCCAGCAGCTGTTGATTTTAAAAAAAGACCCGGATTTAAAATCTAAGTGCAACACATCAAGATTACACAAATAGGCCATGGAGACCTAAACTTAAAGTGCCAAAACTCTAAAGAAAGGAAATCTCCATGACCCAATCTAAGAATAGCACTGCCCAGCATTACCAACAACTCACACCAGAAGAAAGAGGCGCAATTCAAGCGTATTTGAACGCGGGTAAGTCAAAAGCCGAAATCAGCCGTCTGCTTCATCGCAGTCGTAGTACCATCTCCCGCGAAATCAAGCGGGGCATGGTTCAACAGCGTAATCATGACTACCTCTTTGTCTATCGATACTACGCTGACACCAGCCAGCTCTTTCATGAACGGGCCCGTCAAAAATGCCATTCTAAGGGCTTAGAAGAACGCTGCCGGTTGTTCTTCAGGATGTTCACAAAGGCGCTCAAACGGCGTCCGCGGATTGAAAGTGTGGACAGTTATATCCATGTCTTCAGACAAGCGCATCCAGACCAGCTCTGTCCATCAACGCCGACCGTTTACCGCTACATTGATCAAGGCCGGTTAGACGTGAAGAACATTGATCTGCCGGCCAAACTGAAGCGTCATGTGAAAGCCAATCACCCCAATCATTCACGTAAGAATAAGCGCTTGGCGGGCACCTCAATTGAAGAACGGTCAGACGTCATCAACGACCGGAAACGCTTTGGCGACTGGGAAGGTGATCTGGTTAAAGGCAAGCGCCAGGCCAGTGAACCAGCTCTCATGACGTTAACTGAACGACAGTTGCGTTATGAACTGATTGTGAAGATTCCCAACTACCACGCTGACACCTGTTTGGAGTATCTTCAAAACGTTGTCGACAAGCAGCCTGAGCTCTTTAAGACCATCACCTTTGACAACGGTTCTGAGTTCAAACTCTTAGATCAAGTCAAGGGCCCTCAGATCTACTTTGCCCACCCTTATTCACCCTGGGAACGAGGCAGTAACGAGAACCAGAACGGTCTGATCCGGGAGTACATTCCTAAAGGCCAGTCACTACATGGCTTCTCTAAAGATGCTATTGCTCAGGTTCAAGAGGCACTGAATCAGAAACACCGCAAGTTGCTCGGCTATGCCAGCGCCGCCGAGCTTATTGAGGCCGAGCTAGCTTGCTAGCTCACGGCCTGACTCCATGGTTGTTGCGCTTGATTTGACATTCCGGGTTTTAAAAAAATAATGTCACTATATTCACATTTTCAAAAAAATTCTGCCTGATTGGTGTATAATGGAAAACATGGTGAGTGCTTTTGTAGGCAAGCCTTTTTTCATATCTGGAATTTATCGGGGGGGACATTTGAATGAAGAAAAATAAGTTCAGGTTTCTGGCGGCATTTTCTCTATCATTCGTTTTGATTCTGTCAGCCTGCGGCAGCAGCACAACTTCAAGCGGGAAAGTGACAGGCCAGCTGGCTGCCAAGCAACAGCTGAATCTGACAACCACTGCTGACATTCCTACATTGAACTATACGCAGGCAACGGACACTCAGTCGACCAACACGCTGGAAATGGTCAACAGCGGCCTGACGAGAATGCATGACGGTAAGGTGGAATGGGATCTGGCTGCAGGTGCCCCGCAGATCAGTGCGGACAAAAAAACATATACTTTTACTCTTCGCAAGGGTATTAAATGGTCAGATGGGAAGCCTGTCACAGCACAAGACTTTGTTTTCGGCTGGCATTATGAAAACGATCCGGCTGCAAAACCGGCTTACAATTTTCTTTATGCTTCGGCAGGTATCAAAAATGCGGCCAAAGTACAGGACCCGAAAGATCCGATGTATGGGAAATATGACAATTTAGGCATAAAGGCTATTGGAACTGACAAAGTGGAGATTACATTCGATAAACCAGCGCCGCCATTTTTCCTGAGTCTGCTGTCGACGCCCGGTTTCTTTCCGCAGCGCCAGGACTTTGTAACGAAACAGGGTGCAAACTTTGCCCAGGGACCGGCTAATCTGCTTTACGACGGTCCGTTCATTCTTCAGAGTTGGACTAAGGGCAGCGGCTGGACTTACGCGAAAAACAAGGACTACTGGAATGCATCGAAAATTCATCTGACACAGGTCAATGTTAAAGTAGAAACGGTCGAATCAACGCGTGTCAATCTATACAAGACCGGGGCATCCGATGCCATTGAGAACTTGTCTGGTGACTTTACGAATCAGCTGAAAAAGACAAACCCTAAAGAAGTTTACAGTGGCCTGACATCAACGACACGTTTCCTCTATGTTAATCAGAAAACTAATAAATATTTGCGCAACCTGAATCTGCGGAAGGCGCTGAGTGAGTCCATTGACCGTGAAGCATTCGTCACGACACTGATGAATAACGGCTCTATTGCTTCTCATTTCGCCGTTCCGAAAGATTTTGTAAAAGGACCGGACGGGAAAGATTTCCGATCTGCGGCACCCCAGGGTTATTTAACCGATGAAAGCACAAAACAGGCACAGAATGACTGGGCTAAAGCGAAAAAGGAACTTGATATAAAAACGCTGAATCTTACTTTATTGACCCAAGATGGCGATCAACTGAAAACTTGGGATCAGTACCTCGCTTCTCAGATTGAAAGCAAGCTTAAGGGTGTGCACATTCAAATTAACCAGCAGCCGTTTGCAAATTTCCTGACACTTCAAACAGGATTTAAATTCGATCTGTCCTATGCTGGCTGGGCTCCCGACTATCAGGATCCGATGACTTACTTGGATATGTTTACAACCAACCAGCCGGAAAATTCATCCGCCTGGTCCAACAAAACTTACGATAAGCTGATCGCTAGCGCCGAGAGTGAGGCCAACGAAACGACCAGATGGAAAGACATGCAAAGTGCTGAGAAAATTCTGATTCAGGATGTAGGGATTATTCCACTGGATCAGGACGGACAGGTTTGGGTGCAGAAGCCCTATGTTCAGGGTCTCCAGTATCCGATTTACGGGCCTACAGTTGACCTCACGGGCGCTTACATTTTAAAACATTAAAAAATTGAGACAACCAAAAATAAAAAGAGTCGGGAAACCGGCTCTTTTTATACGTAAGTAAGCTATTTTCAACATATAATTTCAGAGGAATAAAGACAAGAGCAGAGAAAGAATAAAAAGAATCAGACTGACAAACAGCAGCGGCCAAGTAACAGGCCAACGCGAACCATCCCTGATTTTATATTCTGCCATAGGCGCTTCAGCGTCTACATCCCCGAGCTGTTTTTTTCGTACAGAACGGGCGAATCTGCGGAAGCTATATACAATCCCATCAAAAAAACCACCCTGAATAACGAATATAATTAGGCCTGCAGTCAGAAAAATCAGGCTGACGAGTCCAAGCGAATCCGTAAGACTAAACAGGGAAAACTGGTGATTCCTGAACAGCATCGCGGCGAATGATGATAACAGTTCCACCGCAAAAACTATGATGAAGGTGATAGATCTTTTTTTCTCGAATAGTTTTTTCATCATGAAACACCTCTCAAACATCATAACGGAGAACACGAAGGAGGGCAACAAAATGAATGGTAGACTATGTTATATAATATGACATTTGTTATAAAAAAATAATTTAAAAAAACAGCGTAGTATCAATAAATTTCAACATAAAATTAATAGAAAATATTGTTTTTACAAAAAAAAGAATGCAAATAAAAGAAATAACTTGTATAATAGCGTTTGTAGGTTGATTCTGTCTTCTAAAACGTGAGCAGAACGATCTAAAAAAAAGATAATTTACCATGGGGAGGTCATTGTTTTATGAGGAGTAGAGCAAAATGGTCGCTGGTGCTATCATTAGCCTTAGCGCTCAGCCTCGTGTTATCCGCTTGCGGCAGCTCAAGCAGCAGCAGTTCAAGTGCAAGCAGCAATACGCTTGCCAAGAGTCAAGTGCTCAATCTGGCGTCAACGGCAGATATTCCTACACTTGATCCAAATCTTGCGACCGACACGACATCGACAAACGTTATTGAGATGACAGAAGCCGGCTTGACAAGGATGCACGATAACAAATATCAATGGGATCTTGCAGCAGGCGCCCCAAAAGTCAGCGCCGACAAGAAGACAGTTACATTTACGCTTCGCAATGCTAAATGGTCCGATGGCAAGCCGATCACAGCCCAAGATTTTGTTTATGGCTGGCAGCGTCAGAACGATCCGGCTGCTAAACCGGCTTATAACTTCTTATTTACAGCAGTCGGAATTAAAAATGCTTCAAAAATTGAAGATCCAACGAACAAACAGTTCTATGGCAAGTACAATCTGCTTGGTGTTAAAGCTCTGAATTCGAAGACACTTCAGATACAGCTGGAAGAGCCGATACCTCCGTTCTTCTACAGCATTCTCTCTCAGCCTCAGTTTATGCCTCTGCGCGCTGACTTCGTCAAGAAACAGGGAAGCAACTTCGCAATGGGCCCTTCGAATGTGCTTTACAGTGGACCGTTCATTCTTTCTTCCTGGAAGAAGGGCTCTAACTGGACATATAAGAAGAATCCGGACTATTGGAATGCAAAGGCAACAAAGCTGACGCAAGTTAATGTCCAATATCAGGCGAACCTTTCAACACGTGTCAATCTGTACAAAACAGGTAAAATTGATGCTGTTTCATTAACTGGCGACTTTGTTAATAACTTGAAAGCAACCAATCCGAAAGAAATTCACAGTAACCTAACATCTGGAACATTCTTTCTCTATATCAACCAGAAAACAAACAAATATCTCAAAAATCTGGATCTGCGCAAAGCGATTAATGCTTCGATTGACCGCAACAGCTTTGTAAAGGTTCTGTTCAACGACGGTTCTGTTGCTTCTAATTATGTTGTTCCTAAGGGCTTTACTAAGGGTCCGGATGGCAATGACTTCCGCGGTGACGCTCCTGTGAACGGCTATCCTGCAGGCAACGCCTCAGACGCAAAAGCATTGTGGAACAAAGCTAAGAAAGAACTGGGAATCACAAAGCTGAATCTCAGCTTCCTGAGTTCCAACGGTGATCAGTATAAGCAGTGGGATGAGTACCTTGCTAACCAGATCCAAACGAATCTGCCGGGTGTAACGGTTACGATTAACCAGCAGCCGTGGGCAAACTATTTGACGCTGAATCAGGAATTCAAATTTGATCTCGCATTCAGCGGCTGGTTCCCGGATTATCAGGATCCAATGACTTACCTGGATATGTGGACAACGGGCAATGCCCAGAACACAACCGGCTGGTCTAACAAGAAATTCGATTCTCTGATTGCAAACGCTAAGGCTGAAACGGGCGATCCTGCAAAACGCTGGGCCGACATGGTTTCCGCTGAAAAAACGATGATGGCTGACTATCCGATCGTTCCTATTTATCAGGAAGGTCAGACTTGGGCTCAGAAGCCGACTGTCAAAGGTCTTTCACAGCCTTCTTATGGCCCACAAGTTGACTTTTCTCAGGCATACATTACCACAAAATAATGAAGTATTTTGAATGGGTCTGTTGGTAACTCATGGAGGGAGAGTATGTGTCGGTAGATGGCATATGCTCTCCCTTCCATATTTTATGAATATTAAAATTGTTCATTTGCTGCTATTGTTAAATTGATGATGATGTAAGAGAAAATAGATGAAAATTTTACACAGGAGGTTATTTCCCAGTGGGACGGTACATTCTTAAACGGATCTGGTATATGATTATTACCCTTTACGTCGTCATCACACTGACTTTCTTGGCAATGAAGCTTCTGCCTGGTACGCCGTTCAAGTTTGCAAACAGATTGACACCGACAGAGCTTAATACATTAAAACATTACTATGGACTCGATCAGCCGATCGCTGTTCAGTATGTTAGATATATGTGGAATCTTCTGCATGGTAACATGGGCGGTTCATTCCAGTTTGGCAATGAATCGGTAGCATCCTTGTTATTCGCTAAATTTCCAGTATCCCTTGATCTTGGAATGGAAGCGATCATCATCGGCGCCATTCTCGGCATTCTGCTTGGCATAGTATCCGGCCTGCGCAGAGGTACTGCGCTTGACTGGGGCACGATGATTTTTGCAACGTTGGGTATCTCAATTCCTTCATTTATTTTCGCGGGCATCCTGCAGTATTGCCTCGGTGTGATGGTGCAACTATTTCCGGTGGCCGGATGGGGCGGCCCGTCTTACCATGTTTTGCCGGTTACCTCCCTGGCCGTCGGCGTTCTCGCGGAAGTTGCCATTTTTATGAGGACGGAAATGGTTGAAGTGATTAACCAGGATTATATCGTGACTGCTGAGGCAAAGGGTTTGACAAGAAGCGCGGTGGTTTTTAAGCACGCGGTACGGAATGCACTCATTCCAGTGGTTACGATTCTCGGCCCTCTGACCGCGGCGATTATTACCGGTTCCCTTGTCATTGAAAGTATTTTTGGCATACCCGGAATTGGTTCTCAGTTTGTAGATTCCATTGTGACCAATGATTATCCGATGATTATGGGTACAACGGAACTTTATTCGGCACTATTTATTGTGACCATTCTGATTGTCGATATTCTGTATGGCATTATTGATCCGAGAATTCGTGTGTCAGGAGGTCATTCATAATGGCAGCAGCCAGCGAAGAAATTACAAGAGAAATGTTTGAACCGGTTGGTGCGAACCAGAGCGTCAGCGAACATATATCCGGCAAAGTCGTCAGTACATGGAAAGATGCTTTCAGACGGTTTATGAAAAATAAAGGCGCGGTTATTTCGGTGATTATCATTGCATTGATCATTGTCATGGCGCTAGTCGGTCCGCATATCAATAAAATTGGAACGACGAATCAAAATTTGATTTGGTCGAACCTTCCGCCAAAGGTCAGCGCATTGTCCTGGCTGCCGATGTTCAGCGGCAAGGAAAACGGTATAGACATCTATCAGCAGCGTGGTGTGAAGCAGAATTTCTTGTTCGGGACAGATCAGCTCGGCCGCGATTTGTGGAACAGGACATGGGCGGGCACTCAAATTTCATTGTTTATCGCTCTTGTCGCCGCGTTAGTCGATGTGTTTATTGGAGTCGTTTATGGAGGCATATCGGGTTATTTTGGCGGTACCGTTGATAATATTCTGCAGCGTATTATTGAAGTCATTTCCGGCATTCCTAACCTTGTCTGGATCATCTTGTTGATTCTCGTTTTGCAGCCGGGACTCTTAACGATTATTATTGCCATATTAGCGACAAACTGGGTTGCAATGGCGCGAATCGTTCGCGGAGAAATGATGAAACTTAAGAATCAGGAATTTGTGCTGGCATCAAGGACCTTAGGCGCAGGGGATGGAAGGATCATCTTTCGCCACCTTGTTCCGAATTCTTTAGGGATGATCATCGTTAATACGATGTTCTCAATCCCGAATGCGATATTCTTTGAAGCGTTTCTCAGTTTTATCGGTCTTGGTATTCGTGATCCACAGGCCTCACTCGGTTCTCTTGTAAGCAATGGGTTTTCCGTGCTTCAGATTCATCCTTATCAGACGATTTATCCGGGAATCGTTATTTCCCTGCTTTTAATTTGCTTTAATATTGCCGGCAACGGGCTGCGCGATGCATTTGACCCGAAATTACGCCGCTGATTGTGAGGGACAGTTATGGACAAGTTATTGGAAATTCAAAATTTGCATATTCAATTTGACATTTTTGGAGCCCATGTCCAGGCCGTTCGCGGTGTGGATCTGGAGTTAAATGTCGGAGAGACTTTAGCTATAGTTGGAGAATCCGGTTCCGGCAAATCCGTTACATCGAAAGCGATTATGGGACTGAACCCAAGCCCTCCAGGTAAAGTAACTGCTGGGAAAATACTTCTTGAAGGTCATGATCTCGTTCAGTACTCGCAGAAACAACTGCAAAGGGTCAGAGGCAAAGATATATCGATGATTTTCCAGGACCCGATGACTGCATTAAATCCGACAATGAAAATTGGAAAGCAAATCATGGAAGGTCTTATCAAGCATCAGAATATGAGCAAGAGTGATGCAAAGAAACGAGCGATCGAATTACTTTCACTGGTAGGCATTCCGAATCCGGACAAGCGGGTGGATGAATACCCGCATCAGTTTTCCGGCGGCATGAGGCAGCGTGTGGTTATTGCGATTGCGCTTGCCTGCAATCCTAAAATATTAATCGCTGATGAGCCGACGACTGCACTTGACGTTACGATTCAGGCACAGATTCTCGATCTCATGAGGGATATTCAGGAGAAGACGGGCACTGCAATCATACTGATTACTCATGATCTGGGTGTTGTTGCTAATCTTGCCCAAAGAGTGGCAGTTATGTATGGCGGCAAAATCATTGAAACAGGGTCGATCGACGAAATTTTTTATCAACCCAAACACCCGTATACTTGGGGGCTTCTTTCGTCAATGCCTAAGCTTCATGCGAAGACGGACAAGCTTCTTGCAATTCCGGGAACTCCACCCGATCTGAGCGATCCGCCGAAGGGCTGTCCTTTTGCACCGAGATGCCCTTATGCAATGAAAGTGTGCCTGGATCATATGCCGGCCTATACAAAGGTGTCGGAAACTCAAAAGACGGCCTGCTGGCTGCTTGATCAACGGGCACCGAAAGTGGATCCCCCAAAAACAATCGGCGTGGGAGGAAAATGATTCATGGCTGATAATAAAGAAAAATTGCTTGAGGTCAAAAACCTTAAGAAATATTTTAAAGTTTCAAGAACGGATGTTTTGAAAGCTGTTGACGGTGTTTCCTTTGACATATATAAGGGTGAGACGCTCGGACTCGTTGGCGAATCCGGCTGTGGAAAGTCTACAACCGGCCGTACGATTATCCGGCTATATGAACCGACAAGCGGACAAGTTGTTTTTGGTGGAAAAGAAATCGGTGGGAAACTGTCCAGAAAATCGCGGAAAGATTTGACTCACAAGATGCAGATGATTTTTCAAGACCCTTACGCTTCTCTTAATCCGAGAATGATGGTCAAAGATATCATCTCTGAAGGGCTGAATATTCACCACATCGTGACACCTGGAAAAAGCCATCTGGAACGCGTTTATGAATTGCTGGAAACGGTCGGATTGAATAAAGAGCATGCAAACCGCTATCCGCATGAATTCAGTGGCGGCCAGCGGCAAAGAATCGGCATTGCGAGGGCATTGGCGGTTGATCCCGACTTTATCATTGCAGATGAACCGATCTCTGCTCTTGATGTTTCCATTCAGGCTCAGGTTGTCAACCTGCTTCAAGAATTGCAGGAAAAGCAGGGACTCACCTATCTATTTATTGCACACGATCTTTCAATGGTGAAACACATCAGTGACCGTGTCGGAGTGATGTATCTAGGCAACATGGCTGAGCTTGCACCAAGTGATGAACTTTATG
This genomic window contains:
- the opp3C gene encoding oligopeptide ABC transporter permease, with translation MAAASEEITREMFEPVGANQSVSEHISGKVVSTWKDAFRRFMKNKGAVISVIIIALIIVMALVGPHINKIGTTNQNLIWSNLPPKVSALSWLPMFSGKENGIDIYQQRGVKQNFLFGTDQLGRDLWNRTWAGTQISLFIALVAALVDVFIGVVYGGISGYFGGTVDNILQRIIEVISGIPNLVWIILLILVLQPGLLTIIIAILATNWVAMARIVRGEMMKLKNQEFVLASRTLGAGDGRIIFRHLVPNSLGMIIVNTMFSIPNAIFFEAFLSFIGLGIRDPQASLGSLVSNGFSVLQIHPYQTIYPGIVISLLLICFNIAGNGLRDAFDPKLRR
- a CDS encoding ABC transporter permease produces the protein MGRYILKRIWYMIITLYVVITLTFLAMKLLPGTPFKFANRLTPTELNTLKHYYGLDQPIAVQYVRYMWNLLHGNMGGSFQFGNESVASLLFAKFPVSLDLGMEAIIIGAILGILLGIVSGLRRGTALDWGTMIFATLGISIPSFIFAGILQYCLGVMVQLFPVAGWGGPSYHVLPVTSLAVGVLAEVAIFMRTEMVEVINQDYIVTAEAKGLTRSAVVFKHAVRNALIPVVTILGPLTAAIITGSLVIESIFGIPGIGSQFVDSIVTNDYPMIMGTTELYSALFIVTILIVDILYGIIDPRIRVSGGHS
- a CDS encoding peptide ABC transporter substrate-binding protein is translated as MKKNKFRFLAAFSLSFVLILSACGSSTTSSGKVTGQLAAKQQLNLTTTADIPTLNYTQATDTQSTNTLEMVNSGLTRMHDGKVEWDLAAGAPQISADKKTYTFTLRKGIKWSDGKPVTAQDFVFGWHYENDPAAKPAYNFLYASAGIKNAAKVQDPKDPMYGKYDNLGIKAIGTDKVEITFDKPAPPFFLSLLSTPGFFPQRQDFVTKQGANFAQGPANLLYDGPFILQSWTKGSGWTYAKNKDYWNASKIHLTQVNVKVETVESTRVNLYKTGASDAIENLSGDFTNQLKKTNPKEVYSGLTSTTRFLYVNQKTNKYLRNLNLRKALSESIDREAFVTTLMNNGSIASHFAVPKDFVKGPDGKDFRSAAPQGYLTDESTKQAQNDWAKAKKELDIKTLNLTLLTQDGDQLKTWDQYLASQIESKLKGVHIQINQQPFANFLTLQTGFKFDLSYAGWAPDYQDPMTYLDMFTTNQPENSSAWSNKTYDKLIASAESEANETTRWKDMQSAEKILIQDVGIIPLDQDGQVWVQKPYVQGLQYPIYGPTVDLTGAYILKH
- a CDS encoding ABC transporter ATP-binding protein, encoding MDKLLEIQNLHIQFDIFGAHVQAVRGVDLELNVGETLAIVGESGSGKSVTSKAIMGLNPSPPGKVTAGKILLEGHDLVQYSQKQLQRVRGKDISMIFQDPMTALNPTMKIGKQIMEGLIKHQNMSKSDAKKRAIELLSLVGIPNPDKRVDEYPHQFSGGMRQRVVIAIALACNPKILIADEPTTALDVTIQAQILDLMRDIQEKTGTAIILITHDLGVVANLAQRVAVMYGGKIIETGSIDEIFYQPKHPYTWGLLSSMPKLHAKTDKLLAIPGTPPDLSDPPKGCPFAPRCPYAMKVCLDHMPAYTKVSETQKTACWLLDQRAPKVDPPKTIGVGGK
- a CDS encoding DUF3899 domain-containing protein, which encodes MKKLFEKKRSITFIIVFAVELLSSFAAMLFRNHQFSLFSLTDSLGLVSLIFLTAGLIIFVIQGGFFDGIVYSFRRFARSVRKKQLGDVDAEAPMAEYKIRDGSRWPVTWPLLFVSLILFILSLLLSLFL
- a CDS encoding ABC transporter ATP-binding protein, whose amino-acid sequence is MADNKEKLLEVKNLKKYFKVSRTDVLKAVDGVSFDIYKGETLGLVGESGCGKSTTGRTIIRLYEPTSGQVVFGGKEIGGKLSRKSRKDLTHKMQMIFQDPYASLNPRMMVKDIISEGLNIHHIVTPGKSHLERVYELLETVGLNKEHANRYPHEFSGGQRQRIGIARALAVDPDFIIADEPISALDVSIQAQVVNLLQELQEKQGLTYLFIAHDLSMVKHISDRVGVMYLGNMAELAPSDELYDHPLHPYTQALLSAIPVADPEMERSRERIILQGEVPSPINPPSGCRFRTRCPFAMDICAKARPKWHEIEEGHWVACHLHDESKSSENVK
- a CDS encoding IS30 family transposase encodes the protein MTQSKNSTAQHYQQLTPEERGAIQAYLNAGKSKAEISRLLHRSRSTISREIKRGMVQQRNHDYLFVYRYYADTSQLFHERARQKCHSKGLEERCRLFFRMFTKALKRRPRIESVDSYIHVFRQAHPDQLCPSTPTVYRYIDQGRLDVKNIDLPAKLKRHVKANHPNHSRKNKRLAGTSIEERSDVINDRKRFGDWEGDLVKGKRQASEPALMTLTERQLRYELIVKIPNYHADTCLEYLQNVVDKQPELFKTITFDNGSEFKLLDQVKGPQIYFAHPYSPWERGSNENQNGLIREYIPKGQSLHGFSKDAIAQVQEALNQKHRKLLGYASAAELIEAELAC
- a CDS encoding peptide ABC transporter substrate-binding protein — encoded protein: MRSRAKWSLVLSLALALSLVLSACGSSSSSSSSASSNTLAKSQVLNLASTADIPTLDPNLATDTTSTNVIEMTEAGLTRMHDNKYQWDLAAGAPKVSADKKTVTFTLRNAKWSDGKPITAQDFVYGWQRQNDPAAKPAYNFLFTAVGIKNASKIEDPTNKQFYGKYNLLGVKALNSKTLQIQLEEPIPPFFYSILSQPQFMPLRADFVKKQGSNFAMGPSNVLYSGPFILSSWKKGSNWTYKKNPDYWNAKATKLTQVNVQYQANLSTRVNLYKTGKIDAVSLTGDFVNNLKATNPKEIHSNLTSGTFFLYINQKTNKYLKNLDLRKAINASIDRNSFVKVLFNDGSVASNYVVPKGFTKGPDGNDFRGDAPVNGYPAGNASDAKALWNKAKKELGITKLNLSFLSSNGDQYKQWDEYLANQIQTNLPGVTVTINQQPWANYLTLNQEFKFDLAFSGWFPDYQDPMTYLDMWTTGNAQNTTGWSNKKFDSLIANAKAETGDPAKRWADMVSAEKTMMADYPIVPIYQEGQTWAQKPTVKGLSQPSYGPQVDFSQAYITTK